The following proteins are encoded in a genomic region of Flammeovirga pectinis:
- the ricT gene encoding PSP1 domain-containing protein produces the protein MGCQSCSTVACGVPTGCGSNGDCGSGGCSKLNSFDWLGDMDLPSSQRFNIVEIKFKGGRKGYFKNDQHFELYTGDPLVVDTGNGHHIGHVSLQGDLVRLQMIKKGIDEEDDLLQILRHATPKDLEKLAMVKNREIPTLYRTREIIQEIGLQMKLSDVDFQADNSKATFYYSADDRVDFRQLIKVLASEFKIRVEMRQISLRQEASRLGGIGSCGRELCCSTWLTEFKSVSTSAARYQNLSLNPSKLSGQCGRLKCCLNYELETYIDALVDIPMLDRNLKTKKGDAQLQKVDIFRKRMWFSFQGETTWHVISTERVNEVTQMNAKGKYPETLEEDLVDKSAMLQEQKLSSILDKQPLPQKKQKGRRKPDDKFKKGPDNKKLDQQKKPSRKKPNNGPSNFKKRVTPNKQGRNPNQQGEGNPSSNDTNQKQNVPNNKGNNPPQNRQNQKKEDGGKKPSRPPFKGNRNKRKRPDNSNNE, from the coding sequence ATGGGATGTCAATCGTGTTCAACGGTTGCGTGTGGAGTACCTACAGGATGTGGCAGTAATGGAGACTGTGGTTCTGGCGGCTGTAGCAAATTAAATTCGTTTGATTGGCTCGGTGATATGGATTTACCCTCATCGCAACGTTTTAATATAGTAGAAATAAAATTTAAAGGTGGAAGAAAAGGTTATTTTAAAAATGACCAACATTTCGAACTTTATACAGGTGATCCATTAGTAGTAGATACTGGAAATGGACATCACATTGGTCATGTTAGTTTACAAGGAGACCTTGTACGCTTACAAATGATAAAAAAGGGTATTGATGAAGAAGATGATCTTTTACAAATTCTTCGTCATGCAACACCTAAAGATTTAGAGAAATTAGCGATGGTAAAAAACAGGGAAATACCAACCCTATACCGTACTCGTGAAATTATTCAGGAAATAGGTCTACAGATGAAACTTTCTGATGTAGATTTCCAAGCAGATAACTCTAAAGCTACATTTTATTATTCTGCAGATGACAGAGTCGATTTTCGTCAATTAATTAAAGTCTTAGCAAGTGAGTTTAAGATTAGAGTTGAAATGCGTCAAATTAGCTTACGTCAAGAAGCAAGTAGATTAGGAGGTATTGGTTCTTGTGGTAGAGAACTTTGCTGTTCTACATGGCTTACAGAATTTAAAAGCGTGTCGACTTCTGCTGCGCGTTATCAGAATTTATCTTTAAATCCTAGTAAGTTATCTGGCCAATGTGGACGACTAAAATGTTGTCTTAACTATGAGTTAGAAACGTATATAGATGCTTTAGTGGATATTCCAATGTTGGATAGAAACTTAAAGACAAAAAAAGGTGATGCTCAACTACAAAAAGTAGATATTTTCCGCAAGCGCATGTGGTTTAGTTTCCAAGGTGAAACAACATGGCATGTAATCTCAACAGAACGTGTGAATGAGGTTACACAAATGAATGCTAAAGGAAAATATCCTGAAACTTTAGAAGAAGATCTAGTGGATAAATCTGCAATGCTGCAAGAACAAAAACTTAGTAGTATTTTAGATAAACAACCTCTTCCTCAGAAAAAGCAAAAAGGACGTAGAAAACCTGATGATAAATTCAAGAAAGGACCTGATAATAAAAAATTAGATCAACAGAAAAAACCTTCAAGAAAAAAGCCTAACAATGGACCTTCGAACTTTAAAAAGAGAGTAACTCCTAATAAACAAGGACGTAACCCTAATCAACAGGGTGAAGGTAATCCATCTTCAAATGATACTAATCAGAAGCAAAACGTTCCAAATAACAAAGGAAACAACCCGCCTCAGAATAGACAAAATCAGAAAAAAGAAGACGGAGGTAAAAAACCATCAAGGCCTCCTTTTAAAGGGAATAGAAACAAAAGAAAAAGACCTGATAATTCTAATAATGAATAA
- the kdsB gene encoding 3-deoxy-manno-octulosonate cytidylyltransferase, with product MRKFLGIIPARYGSSRLEGKPLADICGKPMIQHVYERAIQAIDDVYIATDDIRIIEVVEAFGGNVVMTSPTHTNGTTRCLEALELVNKETNKNFDTVVNIQGDEPLLEPVTLTELINSFDDTTEFATLVTPVIHAQDLENDSEVFVTLDHNKDALYFSRAVIPTVRGIDRKDWMKHTTFYKHLGLYAYTKKALSLFSTLEPTTLEKLESLEQLRWIEHGYKIKVGITEHDSIPVDTKEDLERVRNIMQELV from the coding sequence ATGCGGAAGTTTTTAGGAATTATTCCTGCTCGCTATGGATCGTCTAGATTGGAAGGAAAACCATTGGCTGATATATGTGGCAAGCCAATGATTCAACACGTTTATGAACGTGCCATTCAAGCAATAGATGATGTGTATATTGCAACAGATGACATTCGAATTATAGAAGTAGTCGAAGCTTTTGGTGGTAATGTTGTGATGACATCCCCTACTCATACAAATGGTACTACACGCTGTTTAGAAGCCTTAGAGCTTGTAAATAAAGAGACAAATAAAAACTTTGATACCGTTGTAAACATTCAAGGAGACGAACCTCTACTTGAACCAGTTACACTAACGGAGTTAATCAATAGTTTTGATGATACTACTGAATTTGCCACTTTGGTAACACCAGTAATTCATGCACAAGATTTAGAAAATGATAGTGAAGTATTTGTCACTCTAGATCATAATAAAGATGCTTTATATTTTAGTAGAGCTGTGATTCCAACTGTTCGAGGAATTGATCGTAAAGATTGGATGAAACACACTACATTTTATAAACACCTTGGATTATATGCCTATACAAAAAAGGCACTTTCACTTTTCTCAACTCTTGAGCCAACAACTTTAGAGAAATTAGAATCGTTAGAGCAACTACGATGGATCGAACATGGTTATAAAATTAAGGTTGGTATTACAGAACACGACAGTATTCCTGTAGATACTAAAGAAGATTTAGAGCGTGTAAGAAATATTATGCAAGAGTTAGTCTAA
- the coaD gene encoding pantetheine-phosphate adenylyltransferase, translating to MKRIAFFPGTFDPFTKGHEDIAIRGTQLFDEVIIGIGHNSKKKRFFPAEKMKDLIELHFENNPQVKVILYQGLTAKVAKDLGACVLLRGLRNTTDFEYENSIAQANRYVNGIDTVFIYTSPEYSHLSSSIIRELHKFGHDVGEFVPFHLKEGI from the coding sequence ATGAAAAGAATAGCCTTTTTCCCTGGAACTTTCGACCCTTTCACTAAAGGTCATGAAGATATAGCAATTCGTGGTACTCAACTATTTGATGAGGTCATTATTGGTATAGGACATAATTCTAAGAAAAAGCGATTTTTTCCAGCCGAAAAAATGAAGGATTTAATTGAACTTCATTTTGAAAATAACCCTCAAGTAAAAGTAATTTTATACCAAGGTTTAACTGCAAAAGTAGCAAAAGACCTTGGTGCGTGTGTTTTGTTAAGAGGATTAAGAAACACAACAGATTTTGAATATGAAAATAGTATTGCCCAAGCTAACAGATATGTAAACGGCATTGATACTGTTTTTATTTATACATCTCCAGAATACTCTCATTTAAGTTCTTCTATTATTAGAGAATTGCATAAATTTGGGCATGATGTAGGTGAATTTGTCCCTTTTCACCTCAAAGAAGGGATTTAA
- a CDS encoding S8 family serine peptidase translates to MAQNEDRCTNKVIYVKLKSKNYETLQPWSKTFLADRDFPAKMVAPKSYQHLIPEKDNTLNYISLFRAEAPDILQIDLKNSQQACVLIHKIEEHPLVEYVEIAPDYADDLVEYTPNDPLIGSQFAIDIHNMKAAWEVEKGSSDIVIGISDSGFEIWHEDLFNNIKTNDAELNGFPNVDDDNNGFIDDVYGYNFRSRDTTLTGSSHGTPVAGAAAAVTDNNVGIAGMGFNSKFIPIVRSLGLPGIIYLAERGVDIINMSWGSPNSKSVAYQEIIDHYTEQNNVLFIAAAGNNSHNDVNTNYYPASYDNVLSVSGVNKSKVTTGRTRSYLIDVAGADGSYSTIEKNKYTGANGTSFASPTVAGIASLVKSKYPELSAPQVAELIRYTSDTTFYSIVGNENYRDRYGFGVVDAYKAVTEKDNVHVVRVQNPRWSKYGTSDISVSPGDTLAVWFDFKNILNGNSPNLIASISSYDTDLTPIPNETSHALGQMSEGQIKNNTNTPFLFKISAQANSIRNIHFKVTLEDINTGSYEYRDWQNTELNITLEQYVRFNYVKGHFRPNGTWGVNHGFDYYNRHGYYALTRQSGFIIATDNELSDATYIDINANTRKTDFVGTSPLLKDSDNSKDANYPVTTFEGTLIDENSVNPVGVNITQKLYGASRSTVDRAVFTELEITNTSNQTINNLHSGLFVDWVMNYASGDTLQNQIDSAMITYDAANQVAIIEKTDKSKCAAVKLLNAGNVNFQAIDNLNSANSNIDITDGFSDDEKIQAVSSLIGTTTIGSSTQLANVSSVIAYTINDLKINETARVGFLIVAADTLPQLLQQLDSVEQYCEYWLKSPSPVIDYQIANEGENVTIATNNYDILALYKEESGQKVLKETGRSFEVLIDSISYYYVQSQGRYVYNGDLVQLTGKVIPDLNIESPQLVCKNTTVLISPVGCSNYNFYRDELLTELLYTGPFLSIPNIQRDTAFYIKCAEVASENNFVHLEIKIDSVINDYVLSDTTSYVDGSINATFNQTNKAASWIWLLNNEQYGEQDDENISITFDHQGTHSLRLFATNNAGCTYIISKEIEVSLVNSSNSMVYTLENSILYPNPVTEGKINLALSQQIGKMNFEILQINGQTIENNLSYIINGNVYTIYLPSDLKPNTYLLSGSSTSGSMVWKVIVR, encoded by the coding sequence TTGGCACAAAATGAAGACAGATGCACTAACAAAGTAATTTATGTTAAACTAAAAAGCAAAAATTACGAAACCTTACAACCGTGGTCAAAAACTTTTTTAGCTGATAGAGATTTCCCTGCTAAAATGGTTGCTCCAAAATCTTATCAACACCTAATTCCTGAAAAAGATAATACCTTAAATTATATTTCTTTATTTAGAGCAGAGGCTCCAGATATACTACAAATTGATTTAAAAAATAGTCAACAAGCCTGTGTTTTAATTCATAAAATTGAAGAACATCCATTAGTCGAATATGTTGAAATTGCACCAGATTATGCTGACGACTTGGTAGAATATACTCCTAATGACCCTTTAATAGGTAGTCAATTTGCTATTGATATTCATAATATGAAAGCTGCTTGGGAAGTAGAAAAAGGAAGTAGTGATATTGTAATAGGTATTTCTGATTCTGGTTTTGAAATTTGGCATGAAGATCTGTTTAATAACATAAAAACAAATGATGCAGAGCTAAATGGCTTCCCGAATGTGGATGATGATAACAACGGCTTTATTGATGATGTTTATGGTTATAACTTTAGAAGTAGAGACACTACATTAACGGGATCATCACATGGTACACCTGTTGCAGGAGCTGCAGCTGCTGTAACAGATAATAATGTTGGTATTGCGGGTATGGGATTTAATTCAAAATTTATTCCTATTGTAAGAAGTTTAGGGTTACCTGGTATAATCTATTTAGCGGAGCGTGGTGTAGACATCATTAATATGTCTTGGGGTAGTCCAAATAGTAAATCCGTTGCTTATCAAGAAATTATTGATCATTATACAGAACAAAATAATGTCCTTTTTATTGCTGCCGCAGGAAATAACAGTCATAATGATGTAAACACAAATTACTATCCTGCATCTTACGATAATGTATTGTCTGTATCTGGGGTTAATAAGTCAAAAGTAACAACAGGTAGAACTAGAAGTTATCTTATAGATGTAGCAGGTGCCGATGGGTCCTATTCAACTATTGAAAAAAATAAATACACTGGTGCTAATGGTACTTCTTTTGCGAGTCCTACTGTCGCAGGTATTGCTAGTTTAGTTAAATCTAAATACCCAGAATTATCAGCTCCTCAGGTTGCTGAACTAATAAGATATACTTCTGATACTACTTTTTATTCCATAGTTGGGAATGAAAATTATAGAGACCGCTATGGTTTTGGTGTGGTTGATGCTTATAAAGCAGTCACTGAAAAAGATAACGTTCATGTTGTACGAGTACAAAACCCTAGATGGAGTAAATATGGGACTTCTGATATATCTGTTTCGCCTGGAGATACTTTAGCTGTATGGTTTGATTTCAAAAACATACTCAATGGAAACTCACCAAATTTAATTGCATCAATTTCTAGCTATGATACTGATTTAACACCTATTCCTAATGAAACATCACATGCATTAGGGCAAATGTCTGAAGGACAAATAAAAAACAACACAAATACCCCTTTTCTTTTTAAAATCTCAGCACAAGCAAATTCCATTAGAAATATACATTTTAAAGTTACTTTAGAAGATATTAATACCGGTTCTTATGAATATCGAGATTGGCAAAATACAGAGCTAAATATCACTTTAGAGCAATATGTACGCTTTAATTATGTCAAAGGGCATTTTAGACCAAATGGTACATGGGGTGTTAACCATGGTTTTGATTATTACAACAGGCATGGATATTATGCTTTAACAAGACAATCAGGATTTATCATTGCAACAGATAACGAACTGTCAGATGCGACATATATAGATATCAATGCAAATACCAGAAAAACAGATTTTGTAGGCACATCACCACTTCTTAAAGACTCTGATAATTCTAAAGATGCTAATTATCCTGTTACAACTTTTGAAGGTACTCTGATAGATGAAAATTCTGTAAATCCTGTTGGTGTAAATATAACCCAGAAGCTTTATGGGGCTTCTCGTAGCACTGTAGATAGAGCTGTGTTTACAGAATTAGAAATTACGAATACTTCAAATCAGACAATTAATAATCTTCATAGTGGATTGTTTGTTGACTGGGTAATGAATTATGCTTCTGGAGATACGCTTCAAAATCAGATTGATTCTGCTATGATTACCTACGATGCTGCAAATCAAGTGGCAATTATAGAAAAAACTGATAAGTCAAAATGTGCAGCAGTGAAACTCTTAAATGCTGGCAATGTTAATTTTCAAGCAATTGATAATTTAAACTCAGCAAACAGTAATATCGATATAACTGATGGGTTTTCTGATGATGAAAAAATTCAAGCTGTATCTTCTCTGATCGGGACAACTACAATTGGCTCTAGTACTCAATTAGCAAATGTTTCATCCGTAATTGCTTATACTATTAATGATTTAAAAATTAATGAAACCGCAAGAGTTGGCTTCTTAATCGTTGCTGCTGATACATTACCTCAACTTCTTCAACAACTGGATAGTGTAGAACAATATTGTGAGTATTGGCTTAAAAGTCCTTCTCCTGTTATTGATTATCAAATAGCGAATGAAGGAGAAAATGTTACTATTGCAACAAATAATTATGACATACTTGCTTTATATAAAGAAGAGAGCGGACAGAAAGTATTAAAAGAAACAGGAAGGTCTTTTGAAGTATTGATTGATAGTATATCATATTATTATGTTCAATCTCAAGGAAGATACGTTTACAATGGAGACCTTGTTCAATTAACAGGAAAAGTAATTCCAGATTTAAATATTGAATCACCTCAGTTAGTTTGTAAAAATACGACAGTATTAATTTCACCCGTAGGTTGTTCAAATTATAATTTCTATAGAGATGAATTATTAACCGAATTGTTATATACTGGGCCATTTCTATCAATTCCTAATATTCAAAGAGACACAGCATTTTATATAAAGTGTGCAGAGGTAGCTAGTGAAAATAATTTTGTTCATTTAGAGATTAAAATTGATTCTGTTATTAATGATTACGTTTTATCTGATACTACTTCTTATGTAGACGGGAGCATTAATGCAACTTTTAATCAGACCAATAAAGCTGCATCCTGGATTTGGCTTCTAAATAATGAACAATACGGTGAACAGGATGATGAAAATATCTCCATCACATTTGATCATCAAGGAACCCATTCTTTACGCTTATTTGCTACAAATAATGCAGGATGTACATATATTATTTCAAAAGAAATTGAAGTTTCTCTTGTCAATAGTTCAAACTCAATGGTCTATACTTTGGAGAATAGTATTCTTTATCCTAATCCAGTTACTGAAGGCAAAATTAACCTTGCTCTAAGCCAACAGATTGGGAAAATGAATTTTGAAATTCTTCAAATAAACGGACAGACTATTGAGAATAACTTATCCTACATAATAAATGGGAATGTTTACACCATTTATTTACCATCTGATCTAAAACCGAATACCTACTTATTAAGTGGTTCTTCTACCTCTGGATCTATGGTTTGGAAAGTAATTGTTCGTTAA
- the kdsA gene encoding 3-deoxy-8-phosphooctulonate synthase, whose translation MSKNIVKVGDINCGADELFLISGPCVIEDESIMMKTAEKLKEVTERLNIPMIYKASFQKDNRSSVDFYRGPGIEEGLRIMQKVKDEFGFSLVSDIHYPDQIKPAAEVLDILQIPAYLCMQTDLVVGSAETGKVVNIKHGQFLAPENMIKPAQKVESTGNKNIILTERGYSFGYNDLIVDPRSFYEMRQTGYPIVFDVTHSIRKYGIPSADPTGGARQYLPTLARAGVAAGIDGLFIETHPCPSEALCDAASQLDVNQLEEFMKPLIELHNIEVSYRNK comes from the coding sequence ATGAGTAAAAACATTGTAAAAGTTGGTGACATTAATTGTGGCGCTGACGAATTGTTCCTGATCTCTGGACCTTGTGTAATCGAGGACGAGAGCATCATGATGAAAACAGCAGAAAAATTGAAAGAAGTTACGGAAAGGTTAAATATTCCGATGATTTATAAAGCTTCTTTTCAAAAAGATAACAGATCTTCAGTAGACTTTTATAGAGGTCCTGGTATCGAGGAAGGTTTACGTATCATGCAAAAGGTAAAAGATGAATTCGGATTCTCTTTAGTTTCTGACATCCATTACCCAGACCAGATCAAACCTGCTGCTGAAGTATTAGATATTCTTCAAATTCCAGCTTACTTATGTATGCAAACTGACCTTGTTGTTGGTTCTGCTGAAACAGGTAAAGTTGTAAACATAAAACACGGTCAGTTCTTAGCTCCTGAGAACATGATTAAACCAGCTCAAAAAGTTGAATCAACTGGTAACAAAAATATCATTTTAACAGAAAGAGGTTATTCTTTTGGTTACAATGATTTAATTGTTGATCCTCGTTCTTTCTACGAAATGAGACAAACTGGATACCCAATTGTATTTGACGTAACGCACTCAATCCGTAAATATGGAATTCCTTCTGCGGATCCTACAGGTGGAGCTCGTCAATACTTACCAACATTAGCTCGTGCTGGTGTGGCTGCAGGTATCGATGGTTTATTTATCGAAACACACCCTTGTCCGTCAGAAGCACTTTGCGATGCGGCAAGTCAATTAGATGTAAATCAATTAGAAGAGTTCATGAAACCGCTAATCGAATTACACAATATCGAAGTTAGTTACCGTAACAAGTAA
- a CDS encoding gliding motility lipoprotein GldH — protein MNNFLSLKSYKALLLLGVAFLSFACNSSIINEEYVDYEEGVWPADSVSSFTFEVEDAKPYNIYALIRNTTEYPFQNIYIKYSLTKVDSLQPDTLINDKMSDFQLFEVKTGEPFGHIENSTGFSSTGAVFVHPLLLRKKTSFPSKGTYKIDIKHYMRPDTLEGVIGVGYRLEHVE, from the coding sequence ATGAATAATTTTTTGTCTTTGAAGTCATACAAAGCACTCCTTTTATTAGGAGTTGCTTTTTTAAGTTTTGCATGTAATTCTTCTATTATAAATGAAGAATATGTAGATTATGAGGAGGGTGTTTGGCCGGCTGATTCTGTATCTTCATTTACTTTTGAAGTGGAGGATGCTAAACCTTATAATATCTATGCTTTGATTAGAAATACCACAGAGTATCCATTCCAAAACATATATATTAAATACAGTCTTACTAAAGTTGATTCTCTTCAGCCAGATACATTGATAAATGATAAAATGTCTGATTTTCAACTTTTTGAAGTAAAAACAGGAGAGCCTTTTGGACATATAGAAAATTCAACTGGTTTTAGTAGTACGGGTGCCGTATTTGTTCACCCTTTACTTCTCAGAAAAAAAACTTCATTCCCATCAAAAGGAACATATAAAATTGATATCAAACACTATATGAGGCCTGATACTTTAGAAGGCGTAATTGGAGTTGGTTATCGATTAGAACATGTAGAATAA
- a CDS encoding AMP-dependent synthetase/ligase: MKPSRAFDFLYVQKENFPKNDCLTYKVNGEWKKFSTDDVIEIVNNLSVGLLISGVKKDDKVAIISSNRPEWNFIDLACQQIGVIVVPIYPTITVSDYSYIFDHSDAKYIFVGDNDLFNKSTEAAQSVDKVEKIFTFDKIDGAPHWLEIENLGKGKERGEVEESMVNVKPEDLLTIIYTSGTTGRPKGVMLSHQNVVSNAIAVSSICPIEKGKSKALSFLPLCHIFERTGFYYFLQYGVSVYYAESMETIGVNLQEVKPDVFNTVPRLLEKIYDKIIAKGLDAGGAKKGVFFWALNLGLRYEPRKEQGFIYNSQLDLANKLVFSKWRDALGGNVKAINIGAAALQPRLARVFWSAGIKLCEGYGLTETSPVIAVNRANNENMMVGTVGPLLDGVEVKIAEDGEILAKGPNVMMGYYKAPEKTAEVIKEGWFHTGDIGEFVEGKFLKITDRKKEMFKTSGGKYVAPQLVENKIKESYFIEQAAVIGNNRKFPSALIVPNFDGLKEWCNLHNIEYTSDSEIIKNTKVIEKMDQEIQKANKQFAQWEKVKKFALIDHVWSIDSGEVTPTLKLKRKVINERYDNVIEGLYS, encoded by the coding sequence ATGAAACCATCACGAGCTTTTGATTTTCTGTATGTTCAGAAAGAAAACTTTCCTAAAAATGATTGTCTTACTTATAAAGTAAACGGAGAATGGAAAAAATTCTCTACCGATGATGTTATTGAAATTGTAAATAACTTAAGTGTTGGTTTATTGATTTCAGGTGTTAAGAAAGATGATAAAGTTGCTATAATTTCATCTAATAGACCAGAATGGAATTTTATAGATTTAGCTTGTCAGCAAATTGGTGTAATAGTAGTTCCAATTTATCCTACTATAACTGTTTCTGATTATAGTTACATTTTCGATCATTCTGATGCTAAATATATTTTTGTTGGAGATAATGACTTATTCAATAAATCAACAGAAGCAGCCCAAAGCGTTGACAAGGTAGAAAAGATTTTTACTTTTGATAAAATTGATGGTGCTCCTCACTGGTTAGAAATAGAGAATTTAGGAAAAGGAAAAGAAAGAGGAGAAGTAGAAGAGTCTATGGTAAACGTAAAGCCTGAAGATTTACTGACAATTATCTATACTTCTGGCACTACAGGAAGACCAAAAGGGGTGATGCTTTCTCATCAGAATGTAGTCTCTAATGCAATTGCAGTTTCATCTATATGTCCTATTGAAAAAGGTAAATCAAAAGCATTAAGCTTTTTACCTTTATGTCATATTTTTGAAAGAACAGGATTTTATTATTTTCTGCAATATGGAGTTTCCGTTTATTACGCCGAAAGTATGGAAACAATTGGAGTAAATCTGCAAGAAGTCAAACCAGATGTGTTTAATACAGTCCCCCGTTTATTAGAGAAAATATATGATAAGATAATTGCTAAAGGATTAGATGCAGGCGGTGCTAAAAAAGGTGTTTTCTTTTGGGCTTTAAATCTAGGTTTAAGATATGAACCAAGAAAGGAGCAAGGTTTTATTTATAACTCTCAACTTGATTTAGCAAATAAATTAGTTTTTTCTAAGTGGAGAGATGCATTAGGAGGTAACGTAAAGGCTATTAACATAGGTGCTGCAGCTCTACAACCACGTTTAGCAAGGGTGTTTTGGTCTGCAGGGATTAAATTATGTGAAGGCTATGGTTTAACAGAAACCTCTCCAGTTATTGCTGTAAATAGAGCCAATAATGAAAATATGATGGTTGGAACTGTTGGCCCTTTATTGGATGGTGTTGAAGTTAAGATTGCTGAAGATGGAGAGATTTTAGCAAAAGGACCAAATGTAATGATGGGGTACTATAAAGCTCCAGAAAAAACAGCAGAAGTAATAAAAGAAGGGTGGTTCCATACTGGTGATATAGGCGAATTTGTAGAAGGTAAATTCTTGAAAATTACAGACCGTAAAAAGGAGATGTTTAAAACTTCTGGAGGTAAATATGTAGCACCTCAATTGGTCGAAAATAAAATCAAAGAATCTTATTTTATAGAGCAAGCTGCAGTTATAGGTAATAATAGAAAATTTCCATCGGCATTAATAGTTCCAAATTTTGATGGATTAAAAGAATGGTGTAATCTTCATAACATTGAATATACTTCTGATTCAGAAATCATTAAAAACACAAAAGTGATTGAGAAAATGGATCAAGAAATACAGAAAGCAAATAAGCAATTTGCTCAGTGGGAAAAGGTGAAAAAGTTTGCTTTAATAGATCATGTTTGGTCAATTGATTCAGGAGAAGTGACACCTACATTAAAATTAAAAAGAAAGGTAATTAATGAGAGATACGATAATGTAATCGAAGGGTTATATTCATAA
- a CDS encoding DUF3822 family protein translates to MEDLLFESVRYSVHSNSFDVSRLADYSLHLRVHQSCLAIGVYDPENNECLALESYGYETAMNTTALIVNLHNIVQKHSFLNAAFWKNVNIISALPSFAFIPSEIEGEDNDETILSLTSKFSSKEDKIFKNTTSLNASILFTLPQELENWFFEMYSNSNLSFSHSMESFIPEAFEFDSHSLHCYLDSDMLYLTKCNEEKQVTFANSFKYKTEQDLLYYVLFVIDELKGTPQDTTLTIWGEVKTDNTAIATLRKFIGKVNTGKKPKDMLYAYQFDQEPHEHAAVDIIGNMKLNR, encoded by the coding sequence TTGGAAGATCTGCTATTTGAATCAGTCAGATACTCCGTACATTCAAACAGCTTTGATGTTTCTCGACTTGCTGATTACAGCTTGCATTTGAGGGTACATCAAAGCTGTCTTGCTATAGGAGTATATGACCCTGAAAACAACGAGTGCTTAGCTCTTGAATCGTATGGTTACGAAACTGCAATGAACACCACTGCACTTATCGTAAACTTGCACAACATTGTGCAAAAACATTCATTTCTGAATGCTGCTTTTTGGAAGAACGTTAATATCATTTCTGCTCTTCCATCATTTGCTTTTATTCCTTCAGAAATTGAAGGTGAAGACAATGATGAAACTATCTTATCATTAACATCTAAATTCAGTAGTAAAGAAGATAAAATCTTTAAAAATACTACAAGTTTAAATGCTTCTATCCTTTTTACTTTACCTCAGGAATTAGAAAATTGGTTCTTTGAGATGTATAGTAATTCTAATCTATCATTTTCTCATAGCATGGAAAGCTTTATTCCTGAAGCTTTTGAATTTGATAGCCACTCTTTGCATTGCTACTTAGATAGTGATATGCTCTATCTTACAAAGTGTAATGAGGAAAAGCAAGTTACTTTTGCAAATTCTTTTAAGTACAAAACAGAACAAGATTTATTGTACTATGTGCTTTTTGTAATTGACGAGTTAAAAGGAACACCTCAAGACACTACTTTAACAATTTGGGGAGAAGTAAAAACTGATAATACAGCAATTGCTACTCTACGAAAATTTATTGGTAAAGTAAACACTGGAAAGAAACCTAAAGATATGCTATATGCATACCAGTTTGATCAAGAACCTCATGAACATGCTGCTGTTGATATAATTGGCAATATGAAATTAAATCGATGA
- a CDS encoding PD-(D/E)XK nuclease-like domain-containing protein: MSNISYEVIDMDEKEYRNHPALANTDIKNAQLLLLGQQPHTPKKALREGTMLHSAILEPHDWVEMSKKVPVAQANRIGRIAATARNYPLLKEMLAHPNVQIEKCVFWKDPITGLDCKAKPDLFIEGEVVVDLKTTARSMKEAFEKQVLSRDFDRQIAFYNIPIQAPLTRVIGISKTSKGRLFRLEWEKDDPYLSNGKLKADIMLKKLAEDEQLLKKALLLRK, encoded by the coding sequence ATGTCAAACATTTCCTACGAGGTTATTGACATGGATGAAAAAGAATATAGAAATCATCCTGCTCTTGCCAATACAGATATAAAAAACGCTCAGCTCCTGTTGCTCGGTCAGCAACCGCACACTCCAAAAAAAGCACTGAGAGAAGGTACAATGCTACATTCTGCCATTCTTGAACCTCATGATTGGGTAGAGATGAGTAAAAAAGTTCCTGTTGCACAAGCAAATAGAATTGGACGAATTGCTGCTACGGCTAGAAATTACCCTTTACTAAAAGAAATGTTAGCACACCCCAATGTACAAATTGAAAAATGCGTATTTTGGAAAGATCCAATAACAGGTTTAGACTGTAAAGCAAAACCTGACTTATTTATAGAAGGTGAAGTTGTTGTTGATTTAAAAACGACAGCAAGAAGCATGAAAGAAGCCTTTGAGAAACAAGTTTTATCAAGAGATTTTGACAGGCAGATTGCTTTCTATAACATTCCTATCCAAGCCCCACTTACTAGGGTAATTGGTATTAGTAAAACATCTAAGGGAAGGTTGTTTAGACTTGAATGGGAAAAGGATGATCCTTACTTATCAAATGGTAAGCTTAAAGCTGACATTATGCTTAAAAAACTTGCTGAAGATGAGCAATTATTAAAAAAAGCTCTTCTTCTTAGAAAATAA